Proteins found in one Campylobacter canadensis genomic segment:
- the pyrF gene encoding orotidine-5'-phosphate decarboxylase: MKTIVALDFKSVDEVKNFLIKFQNEKLQNYAKENNLEYEKPYFKVGMWLYYTAGDEILKYLQEYKIFLDLKLIDIPNTIYNASLSLMQKNIDILSIHSFAGLNSLKAARKAKEELNSKCELFGISILTSLNEDDLKNDLMLKTNMQESVKQRINILNKANFDGVVCSAYEAHLLKDTKLKALCPGIRFKNQESNDQERVASPKFAKENNIDYIVAGRMITNSKDPIRAYFNCIKGEEYE, encoded by the coding sequence ATGAAAACAATTGTAGCATTAGATTTTAAAAGCGTAGATGAAGTAAAAAATTTTCTTATAAAATTTCAAAATGAAAAATTACAAAACTATGCTAAAGAAAATAACTTAGAGTATGAAAAACCTTATTTTAAGGTTGGAATGTGGCTTTATTATACAGCAGGTGATGAAATATTAAAATACTTACAAGAGTATAAAATCTTTTTAGATTTAAAATTAATTGATATTCCAAACACAATCTACAACGCATCTTTAAGCCTAATGCAAAAAAATATTGATATTTTAAGCATACATTCTTTTGCTGGTTTAAATTCGCTTAAGGCTGCAAGAAAAGCAAAAGAAGAATTAAACAGTAAATGTGAATTATTTGGAATTAGCATTCTTACAAGCTTAAATGAAGATGATTTAAAAAATGATTTAATGCTAAAAACTAATATGCAAGAAAGCGTTAAACAAAGAATAAATATTTTAAATAAAGCAAATTTTGACGGAGTTGTTTGCAGTGCTTATGAAGCACATTTGCTAAAAGATACTAAGCTAAAAGCACTTTGCCCTGGTATAAGATTTAAAAATCAAGAAAGTAACGACCAAGAAAGGGTTGCTAGTCCAAAATTTGCTAAAGAAAACAATATAGATTATATTGTAGCTGGTAGAATGATAACAAATTCAAAAGACCCAATTAGGGCTTATTTTAATTGTATAAAAGGAGAAGAATATGAGTGA
- a CDS encoding MFS transporter: MFFNYTKRQKKILLSSALGMCLEMMDIMFIAYALSSIINEFSLSGKEAGFISSATNIAMLVGGLFFGFLADRYGKIKIFSYSIILFAIGTAFIYYANTYFWLVFFRVLAGLGAGGEYGVGMGLLACEFKKENMGKLSSIIAIFGQVGVALAAILAALLLDYGWRYLFLIGIIPVLLAVWIRFSLKEESNEQIMKINYKSAFKGKILLSICLCIMSSIQIAGYFGLMNWLPTIAKKTLDLSNANASYWMISTILGMSIGMWVFGKFFDKFGARISFSIFLIGSSVCVFLFTLIQNYNQLILIGFIIGFFSNGMFAGYGALVNILYDKSVSASANNIIVNVGRAIGGMSPFVIGAILDKYNSVYFVMCFLSSLYIISFLVMINLSQLKSKNYNKFKAEI, from the coding sequence ATGTTTTTCAATTACACAAAAAGACAAAAGAAAATTCTTCTTTCAAGCGCACTTGGTATGTGTCTTGAGATGATGGATATTATGTTTATTGCTTATGCTTTAAGCTCAATTATTAACGAATTTTCCCTAAGCGGTAAAGAAGCTGGGTTTATTTCATCGGCTACAAATATTGCTATGTTAGTTGGCGGTTTATTCTTTGGTTTTTTAGCTGATCGCTATGGTAAAATTAAGATTTTTTCATATTCTATAATTTTATTTGCAATTGGAACTGCTTTTATTTATTATGCAAATACATATTTTTGGCTTGTATTTTTTCGTGTTTTAGCAGGGCTTGGAGCTGGCGGAGAATATGGTGTTGGAATGGGTTTATTAGCCTGTGAATTTAAAAAAGAAAATATGGGAAAACTATCTAGCATAATTGCTATTTTTGGGCAAGTTGGGGTTGCTTTGGCTGCTATTTTAGCTGCTTTATTACTAGATTATGGTTGGAGATATTTATTTTTAATAGGAATTATCCCTGTTTTACTAGCTGTTTGGATTAGGTTTAGTTTAAAAGAAGAAAGCAACGAACAAATAATGAAAATTAATTACAAAAGTGCTTTTAAAGGTAAAATTCTTTTAAGTATTTGTCTTTGCATTATGTCAAGTATTCAAATAGCTGGATATTTTGGACTTATGAATTGGCTTCCAACTATTGCTAAAAAGACTTTAGATTTATCTAACGCAAATGCTTCTTATTGGATGATTAGCACTATTCTTGGTATGAGTATTGGAATGTGGGTTTTTGGTAAGTTTTTTGATAAGTTTGGAGCTAGAATTTCCTTTTCTATATTTTTAATTGGTTCAAGTGTTTGTGTATTTTTATTTACATTAATTCAAAACTACAATCAATTAATTTTAATTGGTTTTATAATAGGATTTTTTAGCAATGGTATGTTTGCTGGATATGGAGCTTTAGTAAATATTTTATACGATAAAAGCGTTAGTGCAAGTGCAAACAACATAATAGTAAATGTAGGTAGAGCAATAGGTGGTATGAGCCCTTTTGTAATCGGAGCTATACTTGATAAATACAATAGTGTTTATTTTGTTATGTGTTTTTTAAGCTCTTTATATATAATCTCTTTTTTAGTAATGATAAATTTATCTCAGCTAAAATCAAAAAATTATAATAAATTTAAGGCAGAAATATGA
- a CDS encoding APC family permease has protein sequence MRLVDIIIMNLIGIFSLRQIPYVASYGAASIILWFIAAFCFFIPLALVCGELGSKYSKSGGIFLWINKAFGVKIAYFCLICYLLSCLAYFPTLLYFAANSLVYVLHIKEKSLFIGCFSIFSFCLLTYINFKGIAFTQFINKIFVFLGIVVAFSVLIAVCFVYYFKGFSMQSDYSKGYLPSFDLDTISFASSMMFAFAGLELSGMIISKIKNPQKTYPKAILISAFLIVAIYICGTFCVNYIFPAKQTNILDGILQALDFAGDLIGVNYLPQIMAICLFFGTLGQINSWLIAPIYMLATASKEGIINIYEAKLHPKYNTPYRALFTQAVIVSILCLSCFFVSNIQNIYWTLSAFTTVCYFLPYIAMFLAYLKLKKEQKDNNDEGFELKNKFISIFVALIGFSSVVFALVLSFIAPEGTNKLIHFLQILSAPIIAILIVSFTFKQNCKNKESR, from the coding sequence ATGAGACTTGTTGATATTATTATTATGAATTTAATTGGAATTTTTTCATTAAGACAAATTCCTTATGTTGCTTCTTATGGTGCAGCTTCAATTATTTTATGGTTTATTGCTGCTTTTTGCTTTTTTATACCTTTAGCTTTAGTGTGTGGAGAGCTTGGTTCAAAATATAGTAAAAGTGGTGGAATTTTTTTGTGGATAAATAAGGCTTTTGGCGTTAAAATTGCGTATTTTTGCCTTATTTGTTATTTACTTTCTTGTCTTGCTTATTTTCCAACTTTGCTTTATTTTGCAGCAAACTCTTTAGTTTATGTTTTGCATATTAAAGAAAAAAGTTTGTTTATTGGTTGTTTTAGTATTTTTTCATTTTGCCTTTTAACTTATATTAATTTTAAAGGAATTGCTTTTACGCAATTTATAAATAAAATTTTTGTGTTTTTAGGAATTGTGGTTGCTTTTAGTGTTTTGATTGCTGTTTGTTTTGTTTATTATTTTAAAGGCTTTAGTATGCAAAGTGATTACTCAAAAGGATATTTGCCAAGTTTTGACTTAGATACAATTTCTTTTGCATCTTCAATGATGTTTGCCTTTGCTGGACTTGAGCTTAGTGGTATGATTATTTCTAAAATAAAAAATCCACAAAAAACATATCCTAAAGCTATTTTAATTTCAGCTTTTTTAATAGTTGCTATTTATATTTGTGGAACTTTTTGTGTAAATTATATTTTTCCTGCAAAACAAACTAATATTTTAGATGGGATTTTACAAGCCTTAGATTTTGCAGGTGATTTAATAGGGGTTAATTATCTACCGCAAATTATGGCCATTTGCTTATTTTTTGGCACCTTAGGTCAGATTAATTCTTGGCTAATTGCACCAATTTATATGCTAGCAACTGCTTCAAAAGAAGGAATTATAAATATATATGAAGCAAAATTACACCCAAAATACAATACGCCTTATAGAGCTTTATTTACTCAAGCTGTAATTGTAAGTATTTTATGCCTTTCTTGTTTTTTTGTAAGTAATATACAAAACATATATTGGACTTTAAGTGCTTTTACAACTGTGTGTTATTTTTTACCATATATTGCTATGTTTTTAGCATATTTAAAACTAAAAAAGGAGCAAAAAGATAATAATGATGAAGGCTTTGAATTAAAAAATAAATTCATAAGTATTTTTGTTGCTTTAATTGGCTTTAGCTCTGTTGTTTTTGCTCTTGTTTTAAGTTTTATTGCACCAGAAGGTACAAATAAGTTAATTCATTTTTTACAAATTTTAAGCGCACCAATAATTGCTATTTTAATAGTATCATTTACATTCAAGCAAAATTGTAAAAACAAGGAGAGTAGATGA
- a CDS encoding cation:dicarboxylate symporter family transporter: MKTSIYKSLVFWVIIGLILGVIVGACNPIKIGAIDNLAIWSKVFIDIFIKALKLLIGPIIFVMIILGILGLGDIKKVGSIGLKAVIYFEVVSTLALAIGIFMARVLQPGAGLNLDPTSLDAKSVEKYVSAASSDSASFLGVLKSAIPSDILSPFTEGKTLQVLFIALITAFIVVTLKEDDRNYIKRALEVLQAFVFKILTIVMYFSPLATFGAMAFLVQKYGISSLQNMVYLLVVMLISCLVFIFGILGLICFFAKINIFKFMRFIAKELLIVFTTSSSESALLPLMKKLEKAGVDKACVGLVLPTGYSFNLDCTNIYLALCVIFLAQAFNIDLSLWQEITILLILMVTSKGAVGVTGSGFIVLAGTLSSLGNDLIPVATVSILLGVDKFMSEMRACGNLCGNSVACVIVAVWNKQIDMDKFRYALDHPNEYRIQD; this comes from the coding sequence ATGAAAACTTCTATCTATAAAAGTTTAGTATTTTGGGTAATTATAGGTCTCATTTTAGGTGTAATTGTTGGTGCTTGTAATCCTATTAAAATTGGTGCGATAGATAATTTAGCAATATGGTCTAAAGTATTTATTGATATTTTTATTAAGGCATTAAAATTACTTATTGGACCTATTATTTTTGTAATGATTATTTTAGGAATTCTTGGTTTAGGTGATATTAAAAAAGTAGGCTCAATTGGTCTTAAAGCAGTGATTTATTTTGAAGTTGTAAGCACCTTAGCTCTTGCGATAGGTATTTTTATGGCAAGGGTTTTACAGCCTGGAGCTGGACTTAATCTTGACCCTACAAGTTTAGATGCAAAAAGTGTTGAAAAATATGTAAGCGCTGCAAGTTCTGATAGTGCTTCATTTTTAGGAGTATTAAAATCTGCTATTCCTAGTGATATTTTAAGCCCATTTACTGAAGGTAAAACACTGCAAGTTTTATTTATAGCTTTAATAACAGCTTTTATAGTTGTGACTTTAAAAGAAGATGATAGAAATTACATTAAAAGAGCCTTAGAAGTTTTACAAGCTTTTGTGTTTAAAATCTTAACTATTGTAATGTATTTTAGCCCGCTTGCAACATTTGGTGCAATGGCATTTTTGGTGCAAAAATACGGAATTTCTTCTTTGCAAAATATGGTTTATTTATTAGTTGTAATGCTTATTTCTTGCTTAGTTTTTATTTTTGGAATTTTAGGATTAATTTGTTTTTTTGCTAAAATTAATATTTTTAAATTTATGCGTTTTATTGCTAAGGAGCTTTTAATTGTATTTACAACTTCTTCAAGTGAAAGTGCTTTACTACCATTAATGAAAAAACTTGAAAAAGCAGGAGTTGATAAGGCCTGTGTTGGACTTGTATTGCCTACTGGTTATAGTTTTAATCTTGATTGTACTAATATATATTTAGCTTTATGTGTAATCTTTTTAGCACAAGCTTTTAATATTGATTTATCTTTGTGGCAAGAAATTACTATTTTACTTATATTAATGGTTACTTCAAAAGGTGCAGTAGGGGTTACTGGCAGCGGTTTTATAGTTTTAGCAGGAACGCTATCTTCGTTAGGTAATGATTTAATTCCAGTTGCTACTGTATCTATTTTATTAGGAGTTGATAAGTTTATGAGTGAAATGAGAGCTTGTGGAAATTTATGTGGCAATTCAGTAGCTTGTGTTATTGTTGCTGTATGGAATAAGCAAATTGATATGGATAAATTTAGATACGCCCTAGATCACCCAAATGAATATAGGATACAAGATTAA
- the pyrE gene encoding orotate phosphoribosyltransferase, whose product MSDVRNEVVKVLKDCGAIFINTKEFFTYSSGIKSPIYCDNRVLISYPTQRTFIANELAKLIMQKAPDCEIIAATATGAIAHGAWVAQILNKPLVYILSKNKTHGRAKMIEGVFELGQKCVIIEDLISSGQSSINALLAARAHGLNVDKIFSIFSYELNQAKENFAKNNCECFSLSGFSAFSSMLNEDELKILNEWRNAQK is encoded by the coding sequence ATGAGTGATGTTAGAAATGAAGTTGTAAAGGTTTTAAAAGATTGTGGTGCTATTTTTATTAATACTAAAGAATTTTTCACTTATTCAAGTGGAATTAAAAGTCCGATATATTGCGATAATAGAGTATTAATTTCATACCCAACTCAAAGAACATTTATAGCAAACGAATTAGCAAAATTAATAATGCAAAAAGCACCTGATTGTGAAATAATCGCTGCAACTGCTACTGGTGCTATTGCTCACGGTGCTTGGGTTGCACAGATTTTAAATAAACCTCTTGTTTATATTCTAAGCAAAAATAAAACTCATGGTAGAGCTAAAATGATTGAAGGGGTATTTGAATTAGGTCAAAAATGCGTTATTATTGAAGATTTAATCTCAAGTGGACAATCAAGTATAAATGCACTGTTAGCAGCTAGAGCCCACGGACTTAATGTAGATAAAATATTTAGTATTTTTTCTTATGAATTAAATCAAGCAAAAGAAAATTTTGCAAAAAATAATTGTGAATGTTTTAGCTTAAGCGGTTTTAGTGCTTTTTCTTCTATGTTAAATGAAGATGAATTAAAAATACTAAATGAGTGGAGAAATGCTCAAAAATAA
- a CDS encoding pyridoxamine 5'-phosphate oxidase family protein codes for MKDIISIYEFLKNNHIQILSTSIDNTPISRPIASALLYEEKIFYCMNKDKKMYEQLKINSKISICVCASDFSWIRINADAIFSDDLRVKQEYINQGRTRFKNANDDNFAVFYLKNIKAQIHKKAEVVNINS; via the coding sequence ATGAAAGATATAATAAGTATTTATGAATTTTTAAAAAATAATCATATACAAATTCTAAGCACTAGCATAGATAATACTCCTATTTCAAGACCAATTGCGAGTGCTTTATTGTATGAAGAAAAAATATTTTACTGTATGAATAAAGACAAAAAAATGTATGAGCAGTTAAAAATAAATTCTAAAATTAGCATTTGTGTTTGTGCTAGTGATTTTTCTTGGATAAGAATTAATGCAGATGCAATTTTTAGCGATGATTTAAGGGTTAAGCAAGAATATATTAATCAAGGTAGAACAAGGTTTAAAAACGCAAATGATGATAATTTTGCTGTGTTTTATTTAAAAAATATAAAGGCTCAAATTCATAAAAAAGCCGAAGTTGTAAATATTAATTCATAA
- a CDS encoding DUF2325 domain-containing protein — protein sequence MSVLVIGADEITPIKAVLHNLGAKSITHWDARNENRVNRQSIPQDTNCVVMLTSFLNHNTMKKIKSQAKKRNIPLVCAKRSVSCVYCEYCKVLGISCENK from the coding sequence ATGTCAGTTTTAGTAATAGGCGCTGATGAAATTACCCCTATAAAAGCTGTGTTGCATAATTTAGGTGCAAAAAGTATTACACATTGGGATGCTAGAAATGAAAATAGAGTTAATCGTCAAAGCATTCCTCAAGATACAAATTGTGTTGTAATGCTAACTAGTTTTTTAAACCACAATACTATGAAAAAAATTAAATCTCAAGCAAAAAAAAGAAATATTCCTTTAGTATGTGCAAAAAGGTCAGTAAGCTGTGTTTATTGCGAATACTGCAAAGTTTTAGGGATATCTTGTGAAAATAAATAA
- a CDS encoding DASS family sodium-coupled anion symporter: MQKDKIPLAALCILISLAFCFLPLPQGLIDLKLQLLQKAHPNYELTQLQSLALEDARLAFIYLGAFIATILCIILKVMPLGAVSLIAIAFVAFTTISVGADVAAASRSKIAINQALSAFSNSLIWLIVISVLLARGIIKTGLGKRLAFYFLSIFGKNTLGIGYSIALSEVILAPITPSNTARGGAIINPIVQSISKALGSDPANNTQNKVGTYLNLVNYQSNPISSAMFITATAPNPLVVDLIAKATNMQISITWGQWALGMFIPCICAMLLMPLVIYFISKPELTKTPDATKIAKEELQKMGAFSKDEKIMLSIFIGCLFLWAGGMSLILKLAHLLGFLTTVSVLKVDPATVAALGLATALLTGVLKYQELLEQKSAWDTLIWFSALIMLATMLDKVGITSYLGILLKDIASNFSTTTVMIFFMLAFLYSHYFFASTTAHISAMFFVFYSTGLALGAPPMLYAFMLAAAGNIMMALTHYATGTAPVIFGNGYVSMNRWWAVGFVVSVVDIVVICLVGLVWWKILGFY; encoded by the coding sequence ATGCAAAAAGACAAAATTCCTTTGGCTGCACTTTGTATTTTAATATCCTTAGCCTTTTGCTTTTTACCCTTACCGCAAGGCTTAATTGATTTAAAATTACAACTATTGCAAAAAGCTCATCCAAACTACGAATTAACACAACTACAAAGCTTAGCTTTAGAAGATGCTAGATTAGCCTTTATTTATTTAGGTGCTTTTATTGCAACAATTTTATGTATCATTTTAAAAGTAATGCCACTTGGTGCAGTTTCACTTATTGCTATTGCCTTTGTTGCATTTACAACAATTAGCGTTGGTGCTGATGTGGCTGCTGCAAGTAGAAGCAAAATAGCGATAAATCAAGCTTTAAGTGCATTTTCAAATTCTTTAATTTGGTTAATTGTAATCTCTGTTTTACTTGCAAGAGGGATTATTAAAACAGGTTTAGGAAAAAGACTAGCCTTTTATTTTTTATCTATTTTTGGCAAAAATACTTTAGGAATCGGCTATTCAATAGCACTTAGTGAAGTTATTTTAGCACCAATTACTCCTTCTAATACTGCAAGAGGTGGGGCTATAATCAACCCTATAGTACAATCAATTTCAAAAGCACTAGGTTCAGACCCTGCAAATAACACTCAAAATAAAGTAGGTACTTATTTAAATTTAGTAAATTATCAATCAAATCCTATCTCATCGGCTATGTTTATTACTGCAACTGCACCAAATCCATTAGTAGTTGATTTAATAGCAAAAGCAACAAATATGCAAATAAGCATAACTTGGGGTCAGTGGGCTTTAGGAATGTTTATTCCTTGCATTTGCGCTATGCTTTTAATGCCTTTAGTAATTTATTTTATAAGCAAACCAGAGCTTACAAAAACTCCTGATGCAACAAAAATTGCTAAAGAAGAACTACAAAAAATGGGGGCATTTTCAAAAGATGAAAAAATTATGCTTTCAATTTTTATTGGCTGTTTATTTTTATGGGCTGGTGGTATGTCTTTAATTTTAAAATTAGCACATTTACTAGGCTTTTTAACTACTGTTAGTGTTTTAAAGGTTGACCCTGCTACTGTGGCTGCTCTTGGTTTGGCAACTGCTTTATTAACTGGAGTTTTAAAATACCAAGAACTATTAGAGCAAAAAAGCGCTTGGGATACTTTAATTTGGTTTAGTGCTTTAATTATGCTTGCAACTATGCTTGATAAGGTAGGAATTACTAGCTATCTTGGAATTTTATTAAAAGACATAGCTTCAAATTTTAGCACCACAACGGTTATGATATTTTTTATGCTTGCATTTTTATATTCACATTATTTTTTCGCAAGTACAACTGCGCACATTTCAGCAATGTTTTTTGTATTTTATAGTACTGGTTTAGCATTAGGAGCACCACCAATGCTTTATGCTTTTATGCTTGCAGCCGCTGGTAATATTATGATGGCATTAACTCATTATGCAACTGGAACTGCGCCTGTAATATTTGGTAATGGCTATGTAAGTATGAATAGATGGTGGGCGGTCGGCTTTGTTGTGAGTGTTGTTGATATTGTTGTAATTTGCCTCGTTGGTTTAGTTTGGTGGAAAATTCTAGGCTTTTATTAA
- a CDS encoding rhodanese-like domain-containing protein, whose amino-acid sequence MSYNVSIKDYNENNFTLVDIRTQAEINEFYVKNSKLLALDFSNLDLAYIKDKLLSFKEDNKEILLMCRSGGRSEYLTQILLSDGVNVKNLEGGILAFLQEKPALICK is encoded by the coding sequence ATGAGTTACAATGTTAGTATAAAAGATTACAATGAAAATAATTTTACCCTAGTTGATATTAGAACACAAGCAGAAATAAATGAATTTTATGTAAAAAATTCAAAACTTTTAGCATTAGATTTTAGTAATTTAGATTTAGCTTATATAAAAGATAAACTTTTATCCTTTAAAGAAGATAATAAAGAGATATTACTAATGTGTAGAAGTGGGGGTAGAAGTGAATATTTAACGCAAATTCTACTTAGCGATGGGGTAAATGTAAAGAATTTAGAAGGTGGAATTTTAGCATTTTTACAAGAAAAACCAGCTCTAATTTGTAAATAA